In Salvelinus sp. IW2-2015 unplaced genomic scaffold, ASM291031v2 Un_scaffold3994, whole genome shotgun sequence, a single window of DNA contains:
- the LOC112076755 gene encoding diacylglycerol O-acyltransferase 1-like: MLVLSNARLFLENLLKYGILVDANTSGFSIHKGPYNMPAACLVIVSNVFIVAALYTERRLSVGCFSERVGLLVHSINLSVTLCFPVAIVLMVKSMTPGTAVCVLISLQM; this comes from the exons GTCTTAAGCAATGCCCGTCTGTTCTTGGAAAACCTTTTAAA GTATGGTATTCTAGTGGACGCCAATACAAGTGGTTTCTCTATTCATAAAGGACCCTACAACATGCCTGCAGCGTGCCTTGTTATCG tgtCCAACGTGTTTATAGTGGCAGCTTTGTACACAGAGCGAAGGCTCTCAGTG GGCTGCTTCAGTGAACGTGTTGGGCTGCTGGTTCATTCCATTAACCTGTCAGTCACACTGTGCTTCCCGGTGGCTATCGTACTAATGGTGAAGTCCATGACTCCAGGTACTGCTGTATGTGTTCTCATcagcctacagatgtag
- the LOC112076758 gene encoding uncharacterized protein, translated as MSRPPRTSITQTSHHLRPSISPTPISHLIPQRPSPDLHHPNLHLPNLPSPQPPIPNSQSPRPPYTQLPPHLPSPTPTLHSQPPITPTSTLPTTLHHPPPIPTPSPNLTITQPPSPKPPISNRHHPNLHHPTSHHQLHHQPPITQPPIPQLHHPNSATTPNSQTNLPSPTSHLQPPSSPTSLTPTSITPTSHHPNLHTQPPISQPPSPTSSPITPTSPQPPITPTSHLPTPSPQPPISNLPSPNPLPTLHHPTHHPHPSPTPPNSHPAPPISKLTITQPPSPTSPTSHHQPPSPQPPITQLTSPHSHPSPPPITPTSITSSSPQLPSPLPSHPNLPHPTPITQLPITRTPSPTSSFPTSHHQSSQSPKPPITPTSHHPNSLTRLPSPHSHPTSITNLPSPTSITPTSHQPQPPSPTSINPTFHHPLPTPTSHHPPRPTLHTNLHHPPYPLQPPHQPPNSQPPSPNLPSPNLPSPNPPSPSPLPYPNLPSPQPLQSTPTPPSPNSHQPTSHHPNPPILHTQTSHHPQSPITLTNLLTIPITYLPSPNLPSPNSSRPPTPSPQLHPTPIPTSITQLPSTQPPISHLLTHSLPNSITQPPHLPTPITPTLPLPNLTITQPPSPNLPSPTSTQPPITTNLPSPHHHTPTPHPPTSQPNLPSPTNTILPDLPTSHHRQPPIPLPSPNLHPQLTNHPNPQAPITPTSHLQPPITQPPIPQPPISQPPISNPAPITQPPITPTSITPTSHIQRPITPTPSPNSITHLRHPQPHHPTPMH; from the coding sequence ATGAGCCGTCCACCCCGAACCTCCATCACCCAAACCTCCCATCACCTCCGACCGTCCATCTCTCCAACCCCCATCTCCCACCTCATCCCCCAACGTCCATCACCCGACCTCCATCACCCCAACCTCCATCTACCCAACCTCCCATcaccccaacctcccatccccaACTCCCAATCACCCCGACCTCCATACACCCAACTCCCACCCCACCTCCCATCACCAACTCCAACGCTCCACTCCCAACCTCCCATCACCCCAACCTCCACTCTCCCCACAACTCTCCATCACCCACCTCCCATACCCACTCCATCACCCAACCTCACCATCACCCAACCTCCCTCACCCAAACCTCCCATCTCTAACCGCCATCACCCCAATCTCCATCACCCAACCTCCCATCACCAACTCCATCACCAACCTCCCATCACCCAACCTCCCATCCCCCAACTCCATCACCCCAACTCCGCCACAACTCCCAACTCCCAAACCAACCTCCCATCACCAACCTCCCATCTCCAACCTCCATCATCCCCAACCTCCCTCACCCCAACCTCCATCACCCCAACCTCCCATCACCCCAACCTCCACACCCAACCTCCCATCTCCCAACCTCCATCTCCCACATCCTCACCCATCACCCCAACCTCTCCCCAACCTCCCATCACCCCAACCTCCCATCTCCCAACTCCATCACCCCAACCTCCCATCTCCAACCTCCCATCACCCAACCCCCTCCCCACCCTCCATCACCCAACCCATCACCCACATCCATCTCCAACTCCACCCAACTCCCATCCCGCACCTCCCATCTCCAAACTCACCATCACCCAACCTCCATCTCCCACCTCCCCCACCTCCCATCACCAACCTCCATCTCCCCAACCTCCCATCACCCAACTCACATCACCCCACTCCCATCCCTCcccacctcccatcaccccaacctccatcacctcctcctctccccaactCCCATCTCCACTCCCATCACACCCCAACCTCCCTCACCCCACTCCCATCACCCAACTCCCCATCACCCGAACTCCATCACCCACCTCATCATTCCCAACGTCCCATCACCAATCCTCCCAATCACCCAAACCTCCCATCACCCCAACCTCCCATCACCCCAACTCCCTCACCCGACTCCCATCTCCCCACTCCCATCCCACCTCCATCACCAACCTCCCATCCCCCACCTCCATCACCCCAACCTCCCATCAACCCCAACCTCCATCACCAACCTCCATCAACCCAACCTTCCATCACCCCCTCCCGACCCCAACTTCCCATCACCCACCCCGACCCACGCTCCACACCAACCTCCATCACCCACCCTACCCACTCCAACCTCCACACCAACCTCCCAACTCCCAACCTCCATCACCCAACCTCCCATCTCCCAACCTCCCATCACCCAATCCCCCCTCGCCATCACCACTCCCATACCCCAACCTCCCATCACCCCAACCCCTCCAATCCACCCCAACTCCTCCATCACCCAACTCCCATCAACCAACCTCCCATCACCCCAATCCTCCCATACTCCACACCCAAACCTCCCATCATCCCCAATCTCCCATCACCCTTACCAACCTCCTCACCATTCCCATCACCTATCTACCATCTCCCAACCTCCCATCTCCCAACTCATCCAGACCCCCAACTCCATCACCCCAACTCCACCCAACTCCCATCCCAACCTCCATCACCCAACTCCCATCTACCCAACCTCCCATCTCCCACCTCCTCACCCACTCTCTCCCAAACTCCATCACCCAACCTCCCCATCTCCCAACTCCCATCACCCCGACACTTCCTCTCCCCAACCTCACCATCACCCAACCCCCATCTCCCAACCTCCCATCACCCACCTCCACTCAACCTCCCATCACCACCAACCTCCCATCACCCCATCACCATACGCCAACTCCCCATCCTCCAACCTCCCAGCCCAACCTCCCATCACCCACCAACACCATCCTCCCCGATCTCCCAACCTCCCATCACCGCCAACCTCCCATCCCACTACCATCACCCAACCTCCATCCCCAACTAACCAATCACCCCAACCCCCAAGCTCCCATCACCCCAACCTCCCATCTCCAACCTCCCATCACCCAACCTCCCATTCCCCAACCTCCCATCTCCCAACCTCCCATCTCCAACCCCGCTCCCATCACCCAACCTCCCATCACCCCAACCTCCATCACCCCAACCTCCCATATCCAACGTCCCATCACCCCAACTCCATCTCCCAACTCCATCACCCACCTCCGTCACCCACAACCCCATCACCCAACTCCCATGCACTAA